In Brachionichthys hirsutus isolate HB-005 chromosome 5, CSIRO-AGI_Bhir_v1, whole genome shotgun sequence, a single genomic region encodes these proteins:
- the LOC137893741 gene encoding glycine amidinotransferase, mitochondrial-like, with protein MLRVKYLRGGSRGAEAIHLIGAMLGRAVSGWTQKAFQSSLSTPASQKQYTVVEDNVTETKEQDCPVCSYNEWDPLEEVIVGCAENAYVPPFTTEVKACTYENYWPFYEKFGGHPFPEAHVKKAAAEIEELCNILRHEGVTVRRPELIDSSQVYRTPDFASSGMYAAMPRDILLVVGNEIIEAPMAWRSRFFEYRAYRPLIKEYFRKGAKWTTAPKPTMSDDLYDQEYPMRSLADRHNLAAQGKFVTTEHEPCFDAAEFMRAGRDIFVQRSQVTNYMGIEWMRRHLAPDYKIHIISFTDPNAMHIDGTFNIIGPGLALLNPDRPCNQIDMFIKAGWTIVKPPTPLVPDDHPLWMTSKWLSMNVMMLDEKRVLVEAKETTIVKMFESLGITPIKVSIRHANSLGGGFHCWTTDVRRRGTLQSYF; from the exons ATGCTGCGAGTCAAGTATCTgagaggaggcagcagaggagcggAGGCGATCCATCTTATTGGGGCCATG CTTGGTCGTGCAGTGAGTGGATGGACCCAGAAAGCCTTCCAGAGCAGTTTGAGTACTCCAGCTTCACAGAAGCAGTACACCGTTGTAGAGGACAATGTTACAGAAACTAAAGAACAAGACTGTCCTGTTTGCAGCTACAATGAATGGGATCCTCTTGAGGAAGTGATTGTGGGTTGCGCTGAGAACGCCTATGTTCCTCCCTTCACTACGGAAGTGAAA GCTTGCACATATGAGAACTATTGGCCCTTCTATGAGAAATTTGGGGGCCACCCTTTTCCTGAGGCCCACGTGAAGAAAGCCGCCGCTGAAATTGAAGAGCTGTGCAACATCCTGCGTCATGAGGGTGTCACTGTGAGGAGGCCAGAACTCATCGACTCGTCGCAGGTGTACAGGACTCCAGACTTCGCATCATCAG GCATGTATGCTGCCATGCCAAGAGACATCCTTCTTGTTGTGGGAAATGAGATTATTGAAGCTCCGATGGCCTGGAGGTCTCGCTTCTTTGAGTACCGAGCCTACAGACCTCTGATCAAGGAGTACTTCAGAAAAGGTGCAAAATGGACCACTGCTCCCAAACCCACCATGTCCGATGACCTGTATGATCAG GAATACCCCATGCGATCGTTGGCAGACAGACACAACTTGGCTGCCCAGGGAAAGTTTGTGACCACAGAGCATGAGCCGTGCTTCGATGCTGCTGAATTCATGCGTGCTGGGAGGGACATTTTCGTCCAGAGGAGTCAG GTTACAAATTACATGGGGATTGAGTGGATGCGTCGTCATTTGGCTCCAGACTACAAGATCCACATAATCTCTTTCACGGACCCAAATGCCATGCACATTGATGGTACTTTTAACATCATTGGACCAGGACTGGCGCTGTTAAACCCTGATCGCCCCTGTAACCAG ATTGACATGTTCATCAAGGCAGGCTGGACAATTGTCAAACCTCCGACACCTCTGGTTCCTGATG ACCACCCGTTGTGGATGACCTCCAAATGGCTGTCCATGAATGTCATGATGTTGGATGAGAAGCGCGTTTTGGTTGAAGCCAAGGAAACCACCATTGTCAAAATGTTTGAGAGTCTTG GTATTACGCCCATAAAGGTGAGCATTCGTCATGCCAATTCTCTGGGTGGCGGATTCCACTGCTGGACAACCGATGTACGCCGCCGTGGAACTCTGCAGTCCTATTTCTAA
- the LOC137893742 gene encoding glycine amidinotransferase, mitochondrial-like, translated as MLRVKYLRGGSGGAEAIHLIGAMLGRAVSGWTQKAFQSSLSTPASQKQYTVVEDNVTETKEQDCPVCSYNEWDPLEEVIVGRAENAYVPPFTTEVKACTYENYWPFYEKFGGHPFPEAHVKKAAAEIEELCNILRHEGVTVRRPELIDSSQVYRTPDFASSGMYAAMPRDILLVVGNEIIEAPMAWRSRFFEYRAYRPLIKEYFRKGAKWTTAPKPTMSDDLYDQEYPMRSLADRNNLAAQGKFVTTEHEPCFDAAEFMRAGRDIFVQRSQVTNYMGIEWMRRHLAPDYKIHIISFTDPNAMHIDGTFNIIGPGLALLNPDRPCNQIDMFIKAGWTIVKPPTPLVPDDHPLWMTSKWLSMNVMMLDEKRVLVEAKETTIVKMFESLGITPIKVSILHANSLGGGFHCWTTDVRRRGTLQSYF; from the exons ATGCTGCGAGTCAAGTATCTGAGAGGAGGCAGCGGAGGAGCGGAGGCGATCCATCTTATTGGGGCCATG CTTGGTCGTGCAGTGAGTGGATGGACCCAGAAAGCCTTCCAGAGCAGTTTGAGTACTCCAGCTTCACAGAAGCAGTACACCGTTGTAGAGGACAATGTTACAGAAACTAAAGAACAAGACTGTCCTGTTTGCAGCTACAATGAATGGGATCCTCTTGAGGAGGTGATTGTGGGTCGCGCTGAGAACGCCTATGTTCCTCCCTTCACTACGGAAGTGAAA GCTTGCACATATGAGAACTATTGGCCCTTCTATGAGAAATTTGGGGGCCACCCTTTTCCTGAGGCCCACGTGAAGAAAGCCGCCGCTGAAATTGAAGAGCTGTGCAACATCCTGCGTCATGAGGGTGTCACTGTGAGGAGGCCAGAACTCATCGACTCGTCGCAGGTGTACAGGACTCCAGACTTCGCATCATCAG GCATGTATGCTGCCATGCCAAGAGACATCCTTCTTGTTGTGGGAAATGAGATTATTGAAGCTCCGATGGCCTGGAGGTCTCGCTTCTTTGAGTACCGAGCCTACAGACCTCTGATCAAGGAGTACTTCAGAAAAGGTGCAAAATGGACCACTGCTCCCAAACCCACCATGTCCGATGACCTGTATGATCAG GAATACCCCATGCGATCGTTGGCAGACAGAAACAACTTGGCTGCCCAGGGAAAGTTTGTGACCACAGAGCATGAGCCGTGCTTCGATGCTGCTGAATTCATGCGTGCTGGGAGGGACATTTTCGTCCAGAGGAGTCAG GTTACAAATTACATGGGGATTGAGTGGATGCGTCGTCATTTGGCTCCAGACTACAAGATCCACATAATCTCTTTCACGGACCCAAATGCCATGCACATTGATGGTACTTTTAACATCATTGGACCAGGACTGGCGCTGTTAAACCCTGATCGCCCCTGTAACCAG ATTGACATGTTCATCAAGGCAGGCTGGACAATTGTCAAACCTCCGACACCTCTGGTTCCTGATG ACCACCCGTTGTGGATGACCTCCAAATGGCTGTCCATGAATGTCATGATGTTGGATGAGAAGCGCGTTTTGGTTGAAGCCAAGGAAACCACCATTGTCAAAATGTTTGAGAGTCTTG GTATTACGCCCATAAAGGTGAGCATTCTTCATGCCAATTCTCTGGGTGGCGGCTTCCACTGCTGGACAACCGATGTACGCCGCCGTGGAACTCTGCAGTCCTATTTCTAA
- the gnrhr4 gene encoding gonadotropin releasing hormone receptor 4, with amino-acid sequence MEKKDPSTLAVFIMFHQTTDQRVNNSCQEADPLCASPKSADGDALQLPTFSTAAKVRVFITFTLCAVSAASNLVVLWVAGNGAKRKSHIRILIMNLTVADLLVTFIVMPVDAAWNITVQWRAGDVACRLLMFLKLVAMYSCAFVTVVISLDRQSAILNPLGISAARRRSKVMLTVAWTMSVILSLPQMFIFHNVTITVPENFTQCTTFGSFVQHWQETLYNMFTFACLFVLPLAIMIICYTRILIEISSRMARSNLSSRDVHLRRSHNNIPKARMRTLKMSIAIVTSFIICWTPYYLLGLWYWLFPERMEETVSHSLTHMLFIFGLFNACLDPITYGLFTINFQGLKRSSRGTTTQTELENTTCLAQTTLLSSQRQILSGVQREEADGNTIPIRPIISVSNM; translated from the exons ATGGAGAAGAAGGACCCT TCAACTCTGGCTGTTTTCATTATGTTCCACCAAACAACGGATCAAAGAGTTAATAACAGCTGCCAGGAAGCCGACCCGCTGTGCGCGTCTCCAAAGAGCGCCGATGGAGACGCGCTCCAGCTGCCGACTTTTTCCACCGCGGCCAAAGTCAGAGTCTTCATCACTTTCACTCTGTGCGCCGTGTCTGCCGCGTCCAACCTGGTCGTCCTGTGGGTCGCCGGTAACGGCGCCAAGCGCAAGTCCCACATCAGGATCCTCATCATGAACCTGACGGTGGCGGACCTGCTGGTGACCTTCATCGTGATGCCCGTGGACGCGGCGTGGAACATCACGGTGCAGTGGCGGGCGGGAGACGTCGCCTGCAGGTTGCTCATGTTCCTGAAGTTGGTGGCGATGTACTCGTGCGCTTTCGTCACCGTGGTGATTAGTCTGGATCGACAATCCGCCATCCTAAACCCTCTGGGCATCAGCGCGGCCAGAAGGAGAAGCAAAGTCATGCTGACTGTGGCCTGGACGATGAGCGTCATCCTGTCGCTCCCCCAG atgtttatttttcacaatGTCACCATAACGGTCCCGGAGAACTTCACTCAGTGCACAACCTTTGGCAGTTTTGTTCAGCACTGGCAGGAGACCTTGTACAACATGTTCACCTTTGCGTGCCTCTTCGTCTTGCCCTTGGCCATCATGATAATCTGCTACACGCGAATCCTCATTGAGATTTCCAGCCGCATGGCCCGGAGTAACC TGTCGTCAAGGGATGTGCATCTCCGTCGCTCCCACAACAACATTCCTAAAGCTCGGATGAGGACTCTTAAAATGAGCATCGCCATAGTGACATCGTTCATCATCTGCTGGACGCCGTACTATCTCCTCGGCCTGTGGTATTGGTTGTTTCCTGAAAGAATGGAAGAGACggtttctcactcactcacccacatGCTGTTTATCTTTGGCCTTTTCAACGCCTGTCTAGACCCCATTACTTACGGCCTGTTCACCATTAATTTTCAGGGTCTTAAGAGAAGCAGTCGAGGGACAACCACACAAACTGAATTAGAAAACACCACGTGTCTCGCACAGACGACTCTCCTATCATCTCAAAGGCAAATTCTGTCTGGTGtccagagagaggaggcagatgGCAACACCATCCCGATAAGGCCAATTATCTCAGTAAGCAATATGTAA